One Pectinophora gossypiella chromosome 21, ilPecGoss1.1, whole genome shotgun sequence genomic region harbors:
- the LOC126376880 gene encoding GMP reductase 1-like — translation MPNIINEVKLDFKDVLLRPKRSTLRSRNDVDLYREITFRNSGQTYRGVPVMASNMDTVGTFEMAQELSKHGLFTCIHKYYSIDEWKKFAAEHPECLEQMAASSGTAEADFERLTEILTNIPDLKFVCLDVANGYSQHFVEYVRRVRAGFPTHTIIAGNVVTGEMVEELILSGADIIKVGIGPGSVCTTRIKTGVGYPQLSAVIECADAAHGLKGHIISDGGCTCPGDVAKAFGAGADFVMAGGMFAGHDQCGGEVVTKPDGKKVKLFYGMSSSTAMLKHSGGVAEYRSSEGKTVEVEYRGDVGATVKDILGGLRSACTYVGAARLRELPRRATFIRCCRQVNDTFS, via the exons ATGCCTAATATAATTAACGAAGTGAAATTAGACTTTAAAGATGTGCTTTTAAGACCAAAAAGAAGTACTTTGCGGAGCAGGAACGAT gTGGACCTCTACCGCGAGATTACGTTCCGCAACTCGGGGCAGACGTACCGGGGAGTCCCCGTCATGGCAAGCAACATGGACACCGTCGGCACCTTCGAGATGGCACAGGAACTGTCCAAG CACGGGCTGTTCACGTGCATCCACAAGTATTATTCCATAGATGAATGGAAAAAGTTCGCGGCTGAACATCCGGAGTGTCTCGAGCAGATGG CCGCCAGCTCGGGCACAGCAGAGGCTGACTTCGAGCGCCTCACGGAGATCCTCACCAACATCCCTGACTTGAAGTTCGTCTGTCTGGACGTCGCCAATGGATACTCGCAGCACTTCGTCGAGTACGTGAGGCGAGTCCGCGCGGGATTCCCCACGCACACGATTATT GCCGGCAACGTGGTGACTGGAGAGATGGTAGAAGAGCTTATTTTATCTGGTGCTGATATTATAAAG GTAGGCATCGGCCCAGGGTCGGTGTGCACGACGCGTATAAAGACGGGTGTGGGCTACCCGCAGCTGTCCGCTGTTATTGAGTGCGCAGACGCCGCGCACGGACTCAAAGGACATATCATTTCG GACGGTGGCTGCACATGCCCCGGCGACGTAGCTAAAGCGTTCGGCGCGGGCGCAGACTTCGTGATGGCGGGCGGCATGTTCGCCGGGCACGACCAGTGCGGCGGCGAGGTGGTCACCAAGCCCGATGGCAAAAAGGTCAAGCTGTTCTACGGCATGTCTTCGTCCACTGCTATGTTGAAGCATTCTGGTGGCGTTGCCGAGTATCGGTCCTCTGAAG GTAAAACAGTAGAGGTAGAATACAGAGGCGATGTCGGTGCAACAGTCAAAGACATCCTTGGAGGCCTAAGATCAGCGTGCACGTACGTCGGAGCTGCACGACTGCGGGAACTCCCTCGGCGGGCAACCTTCATACGATGCTGCAGACAGGTCAATGACACCTTCTCGTAA
- the LOC126376801 gene encoding uncharacterized protein LOC126376801, giving the protein MFGHFNDQIREYIVGMEGKGSWRSNGTVCQPKSFYQRDGLLCICDEDGNWPNPVCRDVFRVLHEVEITDQSVATAGDKCTATRLYLYGCNVCICPSSGVIDPEMCTKNNCSENDPVLDKGETKLDEGELEEVYATCVIGQKYEIGCGYCMCLKNNRLLCDKCSVDVTRVGSQTHCSRMEVNTAFFLECNVCYCNERGMVICTTKKCRNINNNYIDIPVEPEGVRSIKVVEPPISEEDCVPGTKYKVDCNTCYCSLTLDGRKVLSCTVKTCKTSMRSKIASLRSDCVADTAYEVNCLECTCTVVDGVKRETCMVDSKCNLPEMNREPRTSNFYDLHGYCEPAHIYSKDCNTCRCLSDGKTAICSSKICPKPDLPIFADIIPVSQRGGKPCPKDHMYKVDCNFCFCLRNGNVLCTTVKCDNK; this is encoded by the exons ATGTTTGGACATTTCAACG ATCAGATACGCGAGTACATAGTAGGAATGGAAGGAAAAGGCTCATGGCGGTCAAACGGGACGGTGTGCCAACCAAAATCATTTTATCAACGAGACGGACTACTCTGCATCTGTGACGAGGACGGCAACTGGCCAAACCCAGTCTGCAGGGATGTATTCCGCGTTTTACATGAG gtAGAAATAACCGACCAAAGTGTAGCGACTGCTGGTGACAAGTGCACCGCGACCAGACTGTATCTATACGGGTGTAACGTCTGTATTTGTCCCTCTTCTGGCGTCATCGACCCCGAAATGTGTACGAAAAACAATTGCTCCGAAAACGACCCAGTCCTCGACAAGGGGGAAACCAAACTTGATGAAGGTGAGCTCGAAGAGGTATACGCTACCTGCGTCATAGGACAAAAGTACGAAATTGGCTGTGGATACTGCATGTGTTTGAAAAACAACCGACTTCTCTGCGACAAATGTTCTGTCGACGTTACCAGAGTAGGATCTCAGACTCACTGCTCAAGGATGGAAGTAAATACCGCTTTCTTCTTGGAATGCAACGTTTGTTACTGCAACGAGAGGGGCATGGTCATATGCACTACTAAGAAATGTCGtaacatcaataataattacatagacATACCTGTAGAACCTGAAGGCGTCAGGTCGATCAAAGTGGTAGAGCCCCCGATATCCGAAGAAGACTGCGTACCAGGAACAAAGTACAAGGTCGATTGCAATACATGCTACTGTTCTTTGACGTTAGATGGCAGAAAGGTGTTGTCGTGTACCGTGAAGACTTGTAAAACCTCGATGAGGAGTAAAATAGCATCTTTGAGATCGGACTGCGTCGCGGACACGGCTTATGAGGTGAACTGTCTCGAATGTACTTGCACCGTTGTAGACGGTGTCAAGCGAGAGACGTGTATGGTAGATTCGAAATGTAACCTTCCCGAGATGAATAGAGAACCAAGAACATCGAATTTCTATGACTTGCACGGGTATTGTGAGCCAGCGCACATTTACTCGAAGGATTGCAACACTTGCCGATGCTTGTCGGATGGGAAAACAGCAATTTGTTCGTCCAAAATTTGTCCTAAGCCAGATCTGCCAATTTTTGCGGACATTATTCCCGTGAGCCAGAGAGGTGGCAAGCCGTGTCCAAAGGACCACATGTATAAAGTAGACTGTAATTTCTGCTTCTGTCTAAGAAATGGTAACGTTTTGTGTACAACTGTCAAGtgtgataataaataa